A single genomic interval of Paracoccus contaminans harbors:
- a CDS encoding GlsB/YeaQ/YmgE family stress response membrane protein, with protein sequence MQGLGWIASIIVGGLAGWIASSIMGTHTGVIANIIVGIVGGMVGNWLLGLAGINMRAGNAIAQGIAALVGAMFMIWVVQGLA encoded by the coding sequence ATGCAAGGATTGGGCTGGATCGCCTCGATCATCGTGGGGGGCCTTGCGGGCTGGATCGCCTCGTCGATCATGGGCACGCATACGGGCGTCATCGCCAATATCATCGTCGGGATCGTCGGCGGGATGGTGGGCAACTGGCTGCTGGGACTGGCGGGCATCAACATGCGCGCGGGCAACGCGATCGCGCAAGGCATCGCGGCGCTGGTCGGTGCCATGTTCATGATCTGGGTAGTGCAGGGCCTCGCCTGA
- the leuD gene encoding 3-isopropylmalate dehydratase small subunit — protein MTPFTTLTGIAAPMPLVNIDTDMIIPKQFLKTIHRSGLGKNLFDEMRYFPDGSENPDFVLNKPAWRDAQIIVAGDNFGCGSSREHAPWALLDFGIRCVIATSFADIFYNNCFKNGILPIILPQEAVDALMADAENGANARLTVDLESQTVTAPDGTAHHFEMDPHRKHCLLNGLDDIGLTMEKASAIETYESRIAQTQPWV, from the coding sequence ATGACCCCCTTCACCACCCTGACCGGCATCGCGGCGCCCATGCCGCTGGTCAACATCGACACCGACATGATCATCCCCAAGCAGTTCCTCAAGACGATCCATCGTTCGGGGCTGGGCAAGAACCTGTTCGACGAGATGCGCTATTTCCCCGACGGGTCGGAAAATCCCGATTTCGTCCTGAACAAGCCGGCCTGGCGCGATGCGCAGATCATCGTCGCGGGCGACAATTTCGGTTGCGGCAGCTCGCGCGAACACGCGCCTTGGGCGCTGCTGGATTTCGGCATCCGCTGCGTGATCGCGACCAGCTTTGCCGACATCTTCTACAACAACTGCTTCAAGAACGGCATCCTGCCCATCATCCTGCCGCAAGAGGCGGTGGATGCCCTGATGGCCGATGCCGAAAACGGGGCCAATGCCCGCCTGACGGTCGATCTGGAAAGCCAGACCGTCACCGCCCCGGACGGCACCGCCCATCATTTCGAGATGGACCCGCATCGCAAGCACTGCCTGCTGAACGGCCTCGACGATATCGGGCTGACGATGGAAAAGGCTTCCGCGATCGAAACCTATGAAAGCCGCATCGCGCAGACCCAGCCCTGGGTTTGA
- the dapD gene encoding 2,3,4,5-tetrahydropyridine-2,6-dicarboxylate N-succinyltransferase yields the protein MSDAALGAAIETAWSERDSISPATRGQSRDAIEATLDALDRGELRVAERRGADWHVNQWAKKAVLLGFRLKDMEIHAGGPQGGTWWDKVDNKFAGWGENRWREAGFRAVPNCVVRRSAHIARGVVLMPSFVNLGAYVDEGTMVDAWATVGSCAQIGKRVHLSGGVGIGGVLEPMQAGPTIIEDDCFIGARSEVVEGVIVREGSVLGMGVYIGQSTKIVDRETGAITYGEVPAGSVVVSGSLPSKNGVNLYCAVIVKRVDARTRAKTSINELLRD from the coding sequence ATGTCCGACGCCGCATTGGGAGCCGCCATCGAAACGGCATGGAGCGAGCGCGATTCCATCAGCCCCGCCACCCGCGGCCAATCGCGCGATGCGATCGAGGCGACGCTGGATGCGCTGGACCGGGGCGAACTGCGCGTCGCCGAAAGGCGCGGGGCCGACTGGCATGTGAACCAGTGGGCCAAAAAGGCGGTGCTGCTGGGCTTTCGTCTGAAGGACATGGAAATCCATGCGGGCGGGCCGCAGGGCGGCACCTGGTGGGACAAGGTCGACAACAAGTTCGCGGGCTGGGGCGAAAACCGCTGGCGCGAGGCCGGTTTCCGTGCCGTGCCGAACTGCGTCGTGCGTCGCTCGGCCCATATCGCCAGGGGTGTCGTGCTGATGCCGTCCTTCGTCAACCTGGGCGCCTATGTGGACGAAGGCACCATGGTCGATGCCTGGGCAACGGTCGGCAGCTGCGCCCAGATCGGCAAGCGCGTCCATCTGTCCGGCGGTGTCGGCATCGGCGGCGTGCTCGAACCCATGCAGGCCGGCCCGACCATCATCGAGGATGACTGCTTCATCGGCGCCCGCTCCGAGGTGGTCGAGGGCGTGATCGTGCGCGAAGGCTCGGTCCTGGGGATGGGCGTCTATATCGGGCAGTCGACCAAGATCGTTGACCGCGAGACCGGCGCGATCACCTATGGCGAGGTTCCCGCCGGATCGGTCGTCGTCTCGGGCTCGCTTCCCTCGAAGAACGGCGTGAACCTTTATTGCGCGGTGATCGTCAAGCGGGTGGATGCCCGGACCCGCGCCAAGACATCCATCAACGAATTGCTGCGGGACTGA
- the leuC gene encoding 3-isopropylmalate dehydratase large subunit, with protein MTGTPNASGPRTLYDKIFDAHVVDRQPDGTCLLYIDRHLVHEVTSPQAFEGLRMSGRTVRRPDQTIAVPDHNVPTTPDRVMGIENPEGRIQVAELDRNARDFGLNYYPMNDVRQGIVHIVGPEQGWTLPGMTVVCGDSHTATHGAFGALAHGIGTSEVEHVLATQTLIQKKSKNMKVEITGTLRPGVTAKDITLAVIGRTGTAGGTGHVIEYCGEAIRALSMEGRMTVCNMAIEGGARAGLIAPDETTFAYVKGRPHAPKGAAWEAAVNWWRTLSSDEGAHWDKVVTIRAEDIAPVVTWGTSPEDVLPITAAVPAPEDFEGGKVEAARRSLDYMGLTPGTPLDRIAIDAVFIGSCTNGRIEDLRAAAEIVRGRHLAPSVRGMVVPGSGLVRAQAEEEGLDRIFTEAGFEWRLAGCSMCLGMNPDQLAPGERCAATSNRNFEGRMGRGGRTHLMSPIMAAAAGIAGHLVDVREVLAERA; from the coding sequence ATGACCGGCACCCCGAACGCCAGCGGCCCCCGCACGCTTTACGACAAGATCTTCGATGCCCATGTCGTCGATCGCCAGCCCGACGGCACCTGCCTGCTGTATATCGACCGCCATCTTGTGCATGAGGTGACCAGCCCGCAGGCCTTCGAGGGGCTGCGGATGTCCGGCCGCACGGTGCGCCGTCCCGACCAGACGATCGCCGTCCCCGACCACAACGTGCCCACGACGCCCGACCGGGTGATGGGCATCGAAAACCCCGAAGGCCGCATTCAGGTCGCCGAGCTGGACAGGAACGCCCGCGACTTCGGCCTGAACTATTACCCGATGAACGATGTGCGCCAGGGGATCGTGCATATCGTCGGCCCCGAACAGGGCTGGACGCTGCCCGGCATGACGGTCGTCTGTGGCGACAGCCACACCGCGACGCATGGCGCCTTCGGCGCGCTGGCCCACGGCATCGGCACGTCCGAGGTGGAACATGTCCTGGCCACCCAGACGCTGATCCAGAAGAAATCGAAGAACATGAAGGTCGAGATCACCGGCACGCTGCGCCCCGGCGTCACGGCCAAGGACATCACGCTGGCCGTCATCGGCCGCACCGGCACCGCCGGCGGCACCGGCCATGTCATCGAATACTGCGGCGAGGCGATCCGCGCCCTGTCCATGGAAGGGCGCATGACCGTCTGCAACATGGCCATCGAGGGCGGCGCCCGCGCCGGCCTGATCGCCCCCGACGAGACGACCTTCGCCTATGTCAAGGGCCGTCCCCACGCCCCCAAGGGCGCCGCATGGGAGGCCGCGGTCAACTGGTGGCGCACCTTGTCCAGCGACGAGGGCGCGCATTGGGACAAGGTCGTGACCATCCGCGCCGAGGACATCGCCCCGGTCGTCACCTGGGGCACCTCGCCCGAGGACGTGCTGCCGATCACCGCCGCCGTCCCCGCGCCCGAGGATTTCGAGGGCGGCAAGGTCGAGGCGGCGCGCCGCAGCCTCGACTACATGGGCCTGACGCCCGGAACCCCGCTGGACAGGATCGCCATCGACGCGGTGTTCATCGGCTCCTGCACCAACGGGCGGATCGAGGATCTGCGCGCCGCGGCCGAGATCGTGCGCGGCAGGCATCTCGCGCCCTCGGTGCGCGGCATGGTCGTGCCCGGCAGCGGCCTTGTCCGCGCCCAGGCCGAGGAGGAAGGGCTCGACCGCATCTTCACCGAGGCCGGGTTCGAATGGCGCCTTGCGGGCTGTTCGATGTGCCTTGGCATGAACCCCGACCAGCTGGCCCCCGGCGAGCGTTGCGCCGCCACCTCGAACCGCAACTTCGAGGGCCGCATGGGCCGGGGCGGGCGCACCCACCTGATGTCGCCCATCATGGCGGCCGCAGCCGGCATCGCGGGCCATCTGGTCGATGTGCGCGAGGTGTTGGCCGAGCGCGCCTGA
- the rlmH gene encoding 23S rRNA (pseudouridine(1915)-N(3))-methyltransferase RlmH translates to MRVRIAAVGRLPARAPEAALVADYLTRFGQVGRGLGLGPATVAEVEDRRGGGRVAEAALLSRQIPEGAAIIALDERGRVLSSPDLAEALARFRDQGRPETACLIGGADGLHPPLREQADLVISFGAMVWPHMLVRVMLAEQLYRAATILAGGPYHRA, encoded by the coding sequence ATGCGGGTCCGCATCGCGGCGGTCGGCCGTCTGCCCGCCCGTGCGCCCGAGGCCGCGCTGGTCGCGGATTACCTGACCCGCTTCGGCCAGGTCGGCCGGGGCCTCGGCCTCGGGCCGGCAACGGTGGCCGAGGTCGAGGACAGGCGCGGCGGCGGCCGGGTGGCCGAGGCTGCGCTGCTGTCGCGCCAGATTCCTGAAGGCGCGGCGATCATCGCGCTGGACGAACGCGGCCGGGTCCTGTCCTCGCCCGACCTTGCCGAAGCGCTGGCACGCTTCAGGGATCAGGGCAGGCCCGAGACGGCCTGCCTGATCGGCGGCGCCGACGGGCTGCATCCGCCGCTGCGCGAGCAGGCCGATCTGGTGATCTCATTCGGGGCGATGGTCTGGCCGCACATGCTGGTGCGGGTGATGCTGGCCGAACAGCTTTATCGCGCGGCCACGATCCTGGCGGGCGGGCCGTATCACCGGGCCTAG
- a CDS encoding TIGR00730 family Rossman fold protein, whose translation MPADENRTEVLRSSDLDALITAHEPDTPQTRAPSYRLAFTDTDFLLRDELRPVRLQLELLKPQMIMDERGVRSTVVMFGGARIPAPAEAAQGRTAALARYYTEAERFAHAVTQRSLATGGGDWVICTGGGPGVMEAGNKGALEAGGQSIGLGIVLPHEQAPNLYVTPALSFNFHYFAVRKMHFLMRARAITVFPGGFGTLDEMFEALTLIQTRRMARLPFVLFGQGFWESIINWQALVEAGTISPEDLDLFSFAETAEEALAIIDGFDAQVAP comes from the coding sequence ATGCCTGCCGATGAAAACCGCACGGAAGTGCTGCGCTCCAGCGATCTGGACGCGCTCATCACTGCCCATGAACCCGACACCCCGCAGACCCGCGCGCCGTCCTATCGGCTGGCCTTCACCGACACCGACTTCCTGCTGCGGGACGAACTGAGGCCGGTGCGCCTGCAGCTCGAACTGCTCAAGCCGCAGATGATCATGGATGAACGCGGCGTCCGCTCGACCGTGGTGATGTTCGGGGGCGCCCGCATCCCCGCCCCAGCCGAGGCGGCGCAGGGCCGGACCGCGGCACTGGCGCGCTATTATACCGAAGCTGAGCGGTTTGCCCATGCCGTCACGCAGCGCAGCCTGGCGACAGGCGGCGGGGACTGGGTGATCTGCACCGGCGGCGGCCCCGGTGTGATGGAGGCCGGCAACAAGGGCGCGCTGGAAGCGGGCGGGCAGTCGATCGGGCTGGGGATCGTGCTGCCGCACGAGCAGGCCCCCAACCTCTATGTGACGCCGGCGCTGTCGTTCAACTTTCACTATTTCGCGGTTCGCAAGATGCACTTCCTGATGCGGGCGCGGGCGATCACCGTGTTCCCCGGCGGGTTCGGCACACTTGACGAGATGTTCGAGGCGCTCACGCTGATCCAGACGCGGCGCATGGCGCGCCTGCCCTTCGTGCTGTTCGGGCAGGGTTTCTGGGAAAGCATCATCAACTGGCAGGCGCTGGTCGAGGCGGGAACCATCTCGCCCGAGGATCTGGACCTTTTCAGCTTTGCCGAAACCGCCGAGGAGGCCCTGGCGATCATCGACGGCTTTGATGCGCAGGTCGCTCCATGA
- a CDS encoding endonuclease/exonuclease/phosphatase family protein: protein MRAGAAALMLLAALAIAPGARGAAPVPQEGLQPPAEGSVRLATWSPELTRAGPGLLLRDIRSGTDPQVAAAVQVIAAADPDVLVLTGFDWDWGGEALAAFAALLAKAGADYPYRHAGQPNAGLATGLDLDQDGRQGGPGDAQGFGLFTGQGGMAVLSRHPLGQVTDHSGTLWRDLPGNLMPPAPPEVAAVQRLSSVAHWQVPVSLPAGGLTLLAWSATPPVFDGPDDRNGRRNHDEAAFWLRHLPPGRFALMGKANLDPEDGEGRPEALRALIAAARDPAPRSEGAAAAPQAGVNARQRGDPALDTADWADEGGPGNLRVDLVLPSPDLAVTGSGVLWPPPGMPLAEAAAAASRHRLVWVDVRMAQ, encoded by the coding sequence ATGCGGGCAGGGGCCGCTGCCCTGATGCTGCTGGCGGCGCTGGCCATCGCGCCGGGCGCTAGGGGCGCGGCGCCCGTGCCGCAGGAAGGGCTGCAGCCGCCGGCCGAGGGATCGGTCCGGCTGGCGACGTGGTCGCCCGAGCTGACGCGTGCGGGGCCGGGGCTGCTGCTGAGGGACATCCGTTCGGGCACGGACCCGCAGGTCGCGGCTGCGGTGCAGGTGATTGCCGCCGCCGATCCCGACGTGCTGGTCCTGACCGGGTTCGACTGGGACTGGGGGGGCGAGGCACTCGCCGCCTTTGCGGCGCTGCTGGCCAAGGCGGGCGCGGATTACCCCTATCGCCATGCGGGCCAGCCCAATGCGGGGCTGGCGACGGGGCTTGATCTCGACCAGGACGGCCGGCAGGGCGGGCCGGGGGATGCGCAGGGCTTCGGGCTGTTCACGGGGCAGGGCGGGATGGCGGTGCTGTCGCGTCATCCGCTGGGGCAGGTGACGGATCATTCGGGCACGCTCTGGCGCGATCTGCCGGGCAACCTGATGCCGCCCGCGCCGCCCGAGGTGGCGGCGGTGCAGCGCCTGTCCTCGGTCGCGCATTGGCAGGTGCCGGTTTCGCTGCCGGCTGGAGGGCTGACGCTGCTGGCCTGGTCGGCGACGCCGCCGGTCTTTGACGGGCCCGATGACCGCAATGGCCGGCGCAACCATGACGAGGCGGCATTCTGGCTGCGCCACCTGCCGCCGGGCCGCTTTGCCTTGATGGGCAAGGCCAATCTCGATCCCGAGGACGGCGAGGGGCGGCCCGAGGCGCTGCGGGCGCTGATCGCTGCCGCCCGCGACCCGGCCCCGCGCAGCGAAGGAGCCGCCGCCGCTCCGCAGGCGGGCGTCAATGCCCGCCAGCGGGGCGATCCGGCGCTGGACACGGCCGACTGGGCTGACGAGGGCGGCCCCGGGAACCTGCGCGTGGATCTGGTGTTGCCGTCCCCTGATCTGGCGGTCACCGGATCGGGCGTATTGTGGCCCCCGCCGGGGATGCCGTTGGCCGAGGCTGCCGCGGCGGCATCGCGGCACCGGCTGGTCTGGGTCGATGTAAGGATGGCGCAATGA
- the rsfS gene encoding ribosome silencing factor, whose translation MLSLCHPGAGTCGALTGGKPLSTTVPSPRPATATAAEPSPSLLDRILSSLDDDKAEDIVTIDLRGRSAMADHMVIASGRNARQVASIAEHLIDRLKQDTGRTARVEGKDTGDWVLIDTDDVVVHVFRPEVREFYQLERMWMPADALGGLRADAAREDAAVSLTR comes from the coding sequence ATGCTATCTTTGTGCCATCCCGGCGCCGGGACGTGCGGCGCGCTGACCGGAGGGAAGCCCCTGTCCACCACTGTCCCGTCGCCCCGACCGGCGACCGCGACCGCCGCGGAACCCAGCCCCAGCCTGCTGGACCGCATCCTGTCCTCGCTTGACGACGACAAGGCCGAGGACATCGTCACCATCGACCTGCGTGGCCGTTCGGCCATGGCCGACCACATGGTCATCGCCTCGGGCCGCAATGCCCGCCAGGTCGCCTCGATCGCCGAGCATCTGATCGACCGCCTCAAGCAGGACACCGGGCGCACCGCCCGCGTGGAAGGCAAGGACACCGGCGACTGGGTGCTGATCGACACGGATGATGTCGTCGTCCACGTCTTTCGCCCCGAGGTGCGCGAGTTCTATCAGCTCGAACGGATGTGGATGCCGGCCGATGCGCTGGGCGGGCTGCGCGCCGATGCGGCGCGCGAGGACGCTGCCGTTTCGCTGACGCGCTGA
- a CDS encoding DUF2270 domain-containing protein: MTDERAGEGAMWKGPGAPLPPAVTPPAPEDGVPRTAIAGPDAALLQADGAEAAPSADPPRNAAHPLDQPAIQPAAGQAATLSMRLSDFDSAQLGAMAHLYRGEVYRSTVWRTRLDNTTNWSIVMMGVALTSAFSSPSSSSLPLLVVGMLLLVFLVFEARRYRYFNVWRARARWMETHLYAPMLRGQPVDPAWRDVLARDYETPVHHISFVQALGRRLRRNFIWILAIQSGAYWGKIAIHPFPAQDIHDLIGRAAIGPVPGVAVLIAGVVYNGMWIAVALWSWRVDRARWGPDGGGGSMG, from the coding sequence ATGACGGATGAAAGGGCGGGCGAGGGCGCGATGTGGAAAGGGCCGGGGGCGCCGCTGCCCCCCGCCGTCACGCCGCCTGCGCCCGAGGATGGGGTGCCGCGCACCGCCATCGCCGGCCCGGATGCGGCCCTGCTGCAAGCCGATGGGGCCGAGGCTGCCCCGTCCGCCGACCCACCGCGCAATGCCGCCCATCCGCTGGACCAGCCCGCCATCCAGCCTGCCGCCGGACAGGCCGCGACCCTGTCGATGCGCCTGTCCGATTTCGATTCGGCGCAGCTTGGCGCGATGGCCCATCTTTACCGGGGCGAGGTCTATCGTTCGACCGTGTGGCGCACGCGGCTGGACAATACGACCAACTGGTCGATCGTCATGATGGGCGTGGCGCTGACCTCGGCCTTTTCCAGCCCTTCATCCTCGTCCCTGCCGCTGCTGGTGGTGGGCATGCTGCTGCTGGTCTTTCTGGTGTTCGAGGCGCGGCGCTATCGCTATTTCAACGTCTGGCGCGCCCGCGCCCGCTGGATGGAAACGCATCTTTACGCCCCCATGCTGCGCGGCCAGCCTGTTGATCCGGCCTGGCGCGACGTGCTGGCGCGCGATTACGAAACGCCGGTCCACCATATCAGCTTCGTGCAGGCGCTGGGGCGGCGGCTGCGCCGCAACTTCATCTGGATCCTGGCGATCCAGTCGGGGGCCTATTGGGGCAAGATCGCCATCCATCCCTTTCCCGCGCAGGATATCCATGACCTGATCGGGCGTGCCGCGATCGGTCCAGTGCCGGGGGTTGCGGTGCTGATCGCGGGGGTCGTCTATAACGGCATGTGGATTGCCGTCGCGCTGTGGTCCTGGCGGGTGGACCGCGCCCGCTGGGGGCCGGACGGCGGCGGGGGCAGCATGGGCTGA
- a CDS encoding ArnT family glycosyltransferase has product MNARRLAALSMGGLALIAVAGVLLRPALPIDETRYLSVAWEMAQSGQYVLPHKNGALYSDKPPLLFWLIQLVWAVVGPSGVAARLVAPAFGVAMLWLTGVLGRRLWPGEDTGRAAMAVLAGALGFQVYAGLTMFDTLLGTATLLGLLAIRRAAAGNRAGPWALVGAALAFGILAKGPVILFHLGPALASAPLWVPGCSGWRSLLRGAAVALGSALVLVALWVVPAIVLGGPEYRHLILWKQSTGRMVSSFAHARPWWFLIAGLPLMLFPWLWMPGMWKGLARLRWSDRGIRLCVIWAGAGLALFSVISGKQLHYLLPEMPAAALLVARAAGLADLTGWRGARVAALVVIGAAAALALAPLGLLGNGAQAALSPLAGPLAASLALALAAVAALALAAIPAGLALGMSVMLCASVVIGTTRIGRENDAGRIARLLAPHQRQGLAVAGGRYEAQFNFAGRLPGPLDDLSPADAPSWLAAHPGGALAARCKDVPLGPPAHQLRFYGEDWCVWTPQP; this is encoded by the coding sequence ATGAACGCGCGCCGCCTGGCCGCTCTGTCGATGGGAGGCCTTGCCCTGATCGCGGTCGCCGGCGTGCTGCTGCGCCCGGCGCTGCCCATCGACGAGACGCGCTATCTGTCCGTGGCCTGGGAGATGGCGCAGTCGGGGCAGTATGTCCTGCCCCACAAGAACGGCGCACTCTATTCGGACAAGCCGCCGCTGCTGTTCTGGCTGATCCAGCTGGTCTGGGCGGTGGTCGGCCCGTCCGGGGTCGCCGCCCGCTTGGTCGCGCCCGCCTTCGGCGTGGCGATGCTGTGGCTGACGGGGGTGCTGGGCCGCCGCCTGTGGCCGGGCGAGGATACGGGCCGGGCCGCGATGGCCGTGCTGGCGGGCGCGCTGGGGTTTCAGGTCTATGCCGGGCTGACCATGTTCGACACCCTGCTGGGCACGGCGACGCTGCTGGGCCTGCTGGCGATCCGGCGCGCCGCCGCCGGTAACAGGGCAGGCCCCTGGGCCTTGGTCGGCGCCGCGCTTGCCTTCGGCATCCTGGCGAAAGGCCCGGTCATCCTGTTCCATCTCGGCCCTGCGCTGGCGAGCGCGCCGCTGTGGGTGCCGGGCTGTTCGGGCTGGCGCAGCCTGCTCAGGGGGGCGGCGGTGGCGCTTGGCTCGGCGCTGGTTCTGGTGGCGCTGTGGGTGGTGCCCGCGATCGTGCTGGGCGGGCCGGAATACCGCCATCTCATCCTGTGGAAGCAGTCCACCGGGCGCATGGTGTCCAGTTTCGCCCATGCGCGGCCATGGTGGTTCCTGATCGCCGGCCTGCCGCTGATGCTGTTTCCCTGGCTGTGGATGCCGGGGATGTGGAAGGGGCTGGCGCGGCTGCGATGGTCGGACCGGGGGATCAGGCTGTGCGTGATCTGGGCCGGGGCAGGGCTGGCGCTGTTCAGCGTGATTTCGGGCAAGCAGCTGCACTATCTCCTGCCTGAGATGCCGGCCGCGGCGCTGCTGGTGGCGCGGGCGGCGGGGCTGGCGGATCTGACGGGCTGGCGCGGTGCGCGGGTCGCGGCGCTGGTCGTCATCGGGGCCGCCGCGGCGCTGGCACTGGCGCCGCTGGGCCTGCTGGGGAACGGGGCGCAGGCGGCCCTGTCCCCCTTGGCCGGTCCCCTTGCCGCAAGCCTTGCGCTGGCTCTTGCCGCAGTGGCGGCGCTGGCGCTTGCGGCGATCCCGGCAGGGCTGGCCCTGGGGATGAGCGTCATGCTGTGCGCCAGCGTGGTGATCGGCACGACCCGGATCGGCCGCGAAAACGATGCCGGCCGGATCGCCCGTCTGCTGGCCCCCCATCAGCGGCAGGGCCTGGCGGTGGCCGGCGGGCGCTATGAGGCGCAGTTCAATTTTGCCGGGCGGCTGCCCGGCCCGCTGGACGATCTGTCGCCCGCCGATGCGCCGAGCTGGCTGGCCGCCCATCCCGGCGGGGCGCTGGCCGCGCGCTGCAAGGACGTGCCGCTTGGCCCGCCCGCGCACCAGCTGCGCTTTTACGGCGAGGACTGGTGCGTCTGGACGCCGCAGCCCTAG
- the leuB gene encoding 3-isopropylmalate dehydrogenase, which produces MSQPYSLLILPGDGIGPEVMAEVRKVIDWFQANRGMRFDVSEDLVGGAAYDRHGTPLADATMAKAQQVDAVLLGAVGGPAYDSLDFSVKPERGLLRLRKEMDLFANLRPAQCFDALADFSSLKREVVAGLDILIVRELTSGVYFGEPRGIHADDNNPDNEGGRVGINTQRYTSGEIRRVARAAFDLARKRSNRVCSMEKANVMESGILWREEVQWVHDNEYPDVELTHMYADNGAMQLVRRPSQFDVIVTDNLFGDILSDAAAMLTGSLGMLPSASLGAPMANGRPKAMYEPVHGSAPDIAGQGKANPIACILSFAMALRYSLGEGAAADELERAVEKVLADGVRTADLMGPEGGTPVSTAQMGDHIVAALAG; this is translated from the coding sequence ATGTCCCAGCCCTATTCCCTTCTGATCCTGCCCGGCGACGGCATCGGCCCCGAGGTGATGGCCGAGGTGCGCAAGGTCATCGACTGGTTCCAGGCGAACCGCGGGATGCGCTTTGACGTGTCCGAGGATCTTGTCGGCGGCGCTGCCTATGACCGGCACGGCACGCCGCTGGCGGATGCCACGATGGCCAAGGCCCAGCAGGTCGATGCGGTGCTGCTGGGCGCGGTCGGCGGGCCGGCCTATGACAGCCTCGATTTCAGCGTCAAGCCGGAACGGGGCCTGCTGCGCCTGCGCAAGGAAATGGACCTGTTCGCCAATCTGCGCCCGGCCCAGTGTTTTGACGCGCTTGCCGATTTTTCCTCGCTCAAGCGCGAGGTGGTCGCCGGCCTCGACATCCTGATCGTGCGCGAGCTGACCTCGGGCGTCTATTTCGGCGAACCGCGCGGCATCCATGCCGACGACAACAACCCGGACAACGAAGGCGGGCGGGTGGGCATCAACACCCAGCGCTATACCAGCGGCGAGATCCGCCGCGTCGCCCGCGCGGCCTTCGATCTGGCGCGCAAGCGGTCGAACCGGGTCTGTTCGATGGAAAAGGCCAATGTGATGGAATCGGGCATCCTGTGGCGCGAGGAAGTGCAGTGGGTCCACGACAACGAATATCCCGATGTCGAGCTGACCCATATGTATGCCGATAACGGCGCGATGCAGTTGGTGCGCCGCCCGTCGCAGTTCGACGTGATCGTGACCGACAACCTGTTCGGCGACATCCTGTCGGATGCGGCGGCGATGCTGACCGGCAGCCTCGGCATGCTGCCCTCGGCCAGCCTTGGCGCGCCGATGGCCAATGGCCGTCCCAAGGCGATGTATGAACCCGTCCACGGCTCGGCCCCCGATATCGCGGGGCAGGGCAAGGCCAATCCGATCGCCTGCATCCTCAGCTTTGCAATGGCGCTGCGCTATTCGCTGGGCGAAGGGGCGGCGGCCGACGAGCTTGAACGGGCGGTGGAAAAGGTTCTGGCCGACGGCGTGCGCACGGCCGATCTGATGGGCCCCGAGGGCGGCACGCCCGTCAGCACCGCACAGATGGGCGATCACATCGTCGCCGCCCTGGCAGGCTGA